A stretch of the Cytobacillus luteolus genome encodes the following:
- a CDS encoding amidase domain-containing protein, with protein sequence MVIFLSIKETILQSVENKVQAYVGNSRAHLKEADLDLIDRKKELAHSRNAEIVKCRAEGQVISKNKVDDQTYLNYLVHYQFLLNQNERLYLEEVCEERRAIFQGNELINDEEIQKQEEESFHETLERDGSESEDTRGFKYNRLEAVRYAEQWWNSYNPKYKKFEVDCTNYVSQCLHAGGAPMTGYPNRSKGWWMRSNNWSFSWSVAHALRWHLSGAKSGLRGREVSSPEELMLGDIICYDFEGDGRFNHNTIVVAKDENNMPLVNAHTTNSRMRYWEYTDSTAYTPNIKYKFFTIVDDD encoded by the coding sequence TTGGTGATCTTCCTGTCTATTAAAGAAACAATCCTACAATCTGTTGAGAATAAAGTGCAGGCCTATGTTGGCAATTCACGTGCACATTTAAAGGAAGCTGATTTAGACCTAATTGATCGTAAAAAAGAACTAGCCCACAGTAGAAATGCTGAAATTGTAAAGTGTCGGGCAGAAGGGCAAGTAATTAGTAAAAACAAAGTAGATGACCAGACTTATTTAAATTACCTCGTTCACTATCAGTTTTTATTGAATCAAAATGAAAGACTCTACCTAGAAGAGGTTTGTGAAGAGAGAAGAGCTATTTTTCAAGGAAATGAGCTCATTAATGATGAGGAAATACAAAAGCAAGAAGAAGAATCCTTCCATGAAACCCTTGAAAGAGATGGAAGTGAATCAGAAGATACAAGAGGCTTTAAGTACAACCGATTAGAGGCTGTGAGGTATGCAGAACAATGGTGGAATAGTTACAATCCAAAATACAAAAAGTTCGAGGTCGATTGCACAAATTATGTTTCTCAATGCTTACATGCAGGCGGCGCACCTATGACAGGTTATCCGAATCGAAGTAAGGGTTGGTGGATGAGAAGCAATAACTGGAGTTTTAGTTGGTCAGTTGCGCATGCTCTTAGATGGCATTTAAGTGGAGCAAAATCCGGACTGAGAGGTAGAGAGGTAAGTTCACCAGAGGAGCTTATGTTAGGGGATATCATTTGTTATGACTTTGAAGGAGATGGGCGTTTTAACCATAACACCATAGTTGTTGCGAAGGACGAAAATAATATGCCTTTAGTGAACGCGCATACCACGAACAGTCGAATGAGATATTGGGAATATACAGATTCAACAGCCTACACGCCGAACATAAAGTATAAGTTTTTTACGATTGTCGATGATGATTAG
- a CDS encoding alpha/beta hydrolase family protein, translated as MTKRPITAEDLCNFKFVGDPQVSPNKDKAAYVLTHVDKEKDGYYSFIYVTDLNGPGRQFTSHVSKEKLVKDVAPTWSPDGKTLAFRSNRTGKNQVYLLHIDGGEAVQLTDVKQGVGGFSWSPDGKQLALVINGELKLTTDKEEDKEEKSDVKVITRLRYKGDGVGIFNDDRRHVYLFDIASKSYTKVTEGDHDFGQATFTPDGNSLFYVGTKAEDKEWGYLPAIWKYDLTTKEETLFYEGNGYINSPSFSPDGKWLAFAGHTRGERSQGNANVLVLDTETGNLQNLTESFDYTVGNLVGVDAKYDTAELRLIWDDSSSHIYFSATVGGDCQLFKVNLQGEVSVALSTSNGSVTSYDIVNDEKAILTLATPHSTGDLVLQDLNQVDQTKVLTAFNEELYNEVHLSTPENFTYKSTDGWDVEGWVMKPFGFEEGKKYPMILQIHGGPATAYGNGLHHEMQLMASKGYVVLYTNPRGSHGYGHDFVNAVIGDYGGMDYEDIMAGVDHTLANVDYIDESQMFVTGGSYGGYMTNVIVTRTDRFKAAVTQRSICNWHSFYGTSDIGFFFTEWQHGHADLWDDVERLLKISPLTHARNVKTPTLILHSEQDLRCPMEQAEQWYIALKRLGVETKFVRFPDENHDLSRSGKPKHRLERLNHLIGWFDDRRS; from the coding sequence ATGACAAAACGTCCAATCACTGCAGAAGATTTATGTAACTTTAAGTTTGTAGGAGATCCTCAGGTTTCTCCAAACAAGGATAAGGCAGCTTACGTGTTAACACATGTAGATAAAGAGAAGGATGGTTATTATTCCTTTATTTATGTAACAGACTTAAACGGTCCAGGAAGACAGTTCACATCCCATGTTTCGAAGGAAAAATTAGTAAAGGATGTAGCTCCTACTTGGTCACCTGATGGCAAAACACTAGCGTTCCGTTCAAACCGAACTGGTAAAAATCAAGTCTATCTATTACATATTGACGGTGGAGAAGCCGTGCAACTTACAGATGTGAAACAAGGAGTTGGAGGTTTTAGCTGGTCACCTGATGGCAAGCAACTAGCTCTTGTGATAAATGGTGAGTTAAAGCTTACTACTGACAAAGAGGAAGACAAAGAAGAAAAAAGCGATGTAAAAGTGATTACTAGACTTCGTTATAAAGGTGACGGAGTTGGTATCTTCAATGATGACCGCAGACACGTCTATTTATTTGATATTGCTAGCAAATCATATACAAAAGTAACAGAAGGAGATCATGATTTTGGTCAGGCAACCTTCACTCCTGATGGAAACAGCTTGTTCTATGTTGGGACAAAGGCTGAAGATAAGGAATGGGGCTATCTGCCGGCTATTTGGAAATATGACCTAACTACAAAAGAAGAAACGTTATTCTATGAAGGAAATGGCTATATCAATTCACCTTCATTTTCACCAGACGGAAAATGGCTTGCTTTTGCCGGTCATACACGTGGAGAAAGAAGCCAAGGAAATGCAAATGTCCTAGTTTTAGATACTGAAACTGGTAATCTACAAAACTTAACAGAGAGCTTTGACTATACAGTTGGCAACCTTGTTGGGGTAGATGCGAAGTATGATACTGCAGAGCTTCGACTCATTTGGGATGATTCAAGTTCACATATTTATTTTAGTGCGACAGTAGGTGGAGATTGTCAGTTATTTAAAGTGAATCTTCAAGGGGAAGTTTCTGTGGCGCTATCAACATCTAATGGTTCCGTTACTTCATATGATATTGTAAATGATGAAAAAGCAATCCTAACTCTAGCAACTCCACATTCAACTGGAGATTTAGTTTTACAAGACTTAAACCAAGTGGACCAAACAAAGGTACTAACAGCATTTAACGAAGAATTATACAATGAAGTACACTTAAGCACGCCAGAGAATTTTACTTATAAAAGCACTGATGGCTGGGACGTTGAAGGCTGGGTAATGAAACCATTTGGATTTGAAGAAGGTAAAAAATATCCTATGATCCTTCAAATTCATGGTGGTCCAGCTACAGCATATGGAAATGGACTTCATCACGAAATGCAATTAATGGCTTCTAAAGGCTATGTTGTTCTTTATACAAATCCAAGAGGTAGTCATGGTTATGGACATGACTTCGTAAATGCAGTTATCGGTGATTACGGTGGAATGGATTACGAAGATATTATGGCTGGAGTTGACCACACACTAGCAAACGTTGACTATATTGATGAAAGCCAAATGTTTGTAACAGGTGGTAGCTATGGTGGGTACATGACAAACGTGATTGTGACTCGTACTGACCGTTTCAAAGCTGCAGTTACACAAAGAAGCATTTGTAACTGGCATAGCTTCTATGGAACAAGTGACATCGGGTTCTTCTTTACCGAGTGGCAGCACGGACATGCTGATTTATGGGATGATGTAGAGAGATTACTGAAGATTTCTCCATTAACTCATGCTCGAAATGTTAAAACACCGACATTAATTTTACACAGTGAGCAGGACTTACGTTGTCCAATGGAGCAAGCAGAGCAATGGTATATTGCACTAAAACGTTTAGGTGTAGAAACCAAGTTTGTTCGCTTCCCTGATGAAAACCATGATCTATCACGTTCAGGAAAACCGAAGCATCGCTTAGAGCGTCTTAACCATTTAATTGGCTGGTTTGATGATCGTCGTTCTTAA
- a CDS encoding CarD family transcriptional regulator, whose protein sequence is MEVDYMFQIGDNIVYSMHGAGIIKAIEEKEISGDKQEYYVIKMLIGNMQVMIPTGKVLSSCIRPVTDIIALKHILHIFKHGESDRLLPWKQRYKLNTEKIKTGKIQDCAEVVRDLMRMKKEKALNTSEKKMLDNAHEFLISELGLIKGITENQIKSFY, encoded by the coding sequence ATGGAGGTGGATTATATGTTTCAAATTGGCGATAACATTGTTTATTCAATGCACGGAGCAGGTATAATCAAAGCAATCGAAGAAAAGGAAATATCAGGGGACAAACAAGAGTATTATGTTATAAAAATGTTAATTGGAAATATGCAAGTCATGATCCCTACGGGAAAAGTATTGAGTTCATGTATACGCCCTGTTACTGACATAATTGCATTAAAACACATCCTACACATTTTTAAGCATGGAGAATCAGATAGATTACTGCCCTGGAAACAAAGGTATAAACTGAACACGGAAAAAATAAAAACGGGTAAAATACAGGATTGTGCTGAAGTTGTACGTGATTTAATGCGTATGAAGAAAGAAAAAGCACTTAATACAAGCGAAAAAAAAATGTTAGATAACGCTCATGAATTTTTGATTAGTGAACTAGGATTAATTAAAGGTATTACTGAAAATCAAATAAAAAGTTTCTATTAA
- a CDS encoding DUF4188 domain-containing protein: MGKEIFSGRYTSQNEDKIVVFIIGMRINKWWAIHKWFPVFSAMGPMIQELYTNRDTGFLSLETFFGLRTSLMVQYWKSEDGLLAYAKGPTHMKAWKSFNEKVRNNDAVGIYHETYIVPKGKSESIYGNMPLFGLARAFGNKAITPAINSSRKRLDA, encoded by the coding sequence ATGGGAAAAGAAATTTTTAGCGGACGGTACACATCTCAGAATGAAGACAAAATTGTTGTTTTTATCATTGGAATGCGCATTAACAAATGGTGGGCCATTCACAAATGGTTTCCTGTTTTCTCAGCAATGGGACCAATGATTCAAGAATTATATACAAATAGGGACACAGGATTTTTGTCACTAGAAACATTCTTTGGATTACGTACATCTCTAATGGTTCAGTACTGGAAATCAGAGGACGGTCTCCTTGCATACGCAAAAGGTCCAACTCACATGAAGGCTTGGAAATCATTTAATGAAAAAGTGCGAAACAACGATGCAGTGGGCATTTATCATGAAACCTATATTGTGCCTAAGGGAAAATCGGAATCTATTTATGGAAATATGCCCTTATTTGGACTCGCAAGGGCGTTTGGAAATAAAGCGATCACACCTGCTATTAACTCTTCTCGAAAAAGGCTGGATGCTTAA
- a CDS encoding PadR family transcriptional regulator, producing the protein MKAENYSKYAILGLLTTGCHSGYEIKQLIDNSLNHFWKISYGQIYPNLKLIVQEGLATVLDTPQEGKPDKKEYYLTADGEAALQDWLRSPLQEIPFEKNEVLLKLFFSRHQSNEITTQQIRQYLEKLKERLTIYRSIEKMILEHSSTSADAKYWVFTLDYGKRTTQAGIDWCEYTISSLKEE; encoded by the coding sequence ATGAAAGCTGAAAACTATTCAAAGTACGCTATTCTTGGTTTATTAACCACCGGCTGTCATTCGGGCTATGAGATTAAGCAACTGATTGATAATAGCCTTAATCATTTTTGGAAAATAAGCTATGGTCAAATCTATCCGAATCTAAAGCTCATAGTACAGGAAGGTTTAGCGACGGTCCTAGATACCCCCCAAGAAGGAAAGCCTGATAAAAAGGAATATTATTTAACTGCTGATGGAGAGGCCGCACTTCAGGATTGGTTAAGGTCTCCACTTCAAGAAATTCCATTCGAAAAAAATGAAGTACTGCTAAAGCTATTTTTTAGTCGCCATCAAAGCAATGAAATTACAACCCAACAAATAAGACAATACCTAGAAAAGTTAAAAGAAAGACTTACTATCTATCGATCGATTGAGAAGATGATTTTGGAACATTCATCTACTAGTGCTGATGCGAAATATTGGGTTTTTACATTGGATTATGGAAAGCGCACCACACAAGCTGGAATTGATTGGTGTGAGTATACGATTTCGTCATTGAAGGAGGAATAA
- the trmL gene encoding tRNA (uridine(34)/cytosine(34)/5-carboxymethylaminomethyluridine(34)-2'-O)-methyltransferase TrmL — protein MGIHVVLYQPENPSNTGNIVRTCAGTNANLHLIHPLGFSTDDKMLKRAGLDYWEHVDLQYYNSIDEFYEKNQNGEFHFITEHGEKQHSSFDYSDLSKDYFFIFGSETTGLPKEMIEQNRDRSLRLPMTEKIQALNMSNTAAILIYEALRQQNFNGLTL, from the coding sequence GTGGGTATACACGTAGTATTATATCAACCAGAGAATCCATCAAATACAGGAAATATTGTACGTACATGTGCAGGAACAAATGCAAACTTGCATTTAATCCATCCGTTGGGCTTCTCCACTGATGATAAAATGTTAAAACGAGCTGGATTAGATTATTGGGAGCATGTCGATTTACAATACTATAATTCAATAGATGAATTTTACGAAAAAAATCAGAACGGTGAATTTCACTTCATCACGGAACATGGCGAAAAACAGCATTCTTCTTTTGATTACAGTGATCTTTCTAAAGACTACTTCTTTATTTTTGGGAGCGAAACGACAGGGCTTCCAAAAGAAATGATTGAACAAAATAGGGACCGCTCCTTACGCCTACCAATGACAGAAAAAATTCAAGCACTTAACATGTCAAACACAGCTGCCATCCTAATCTATGAAGCTTTGAGGCAACAAAATTTTAATGGGCTTACTCTTTAA
- the queG gene encoding tRNA epoxyqueuosine(34) reductase QueG, translating into MDVITLKQEIIEYSKTIGIDKIGFGSADVFEELKERLKVQQQLNFQSGFEESDIEKRTNPELLLPSAKSIIAIALAYPSKMKDAPQSTKAERRGIFCRASWGEDYHHILRDRLQKLEAFILEKVPHARLKSMVDTGELSDRAVAERSGIGWSGKNCAIITPEFGSYVYLGEMITTIPFPPDTPIEDQCGTCNKCVEACPTGALVQGGQLDSNKCVAFLTQTKGFLPEEYRVKIGNRIYGCDSCQTACPKNKGLDFHLHPEMEPDPEVVKPLLKPLLQISNREFKETFGPISGSWRGKKPIQRNAIIALAHFKDESAIPDLLQVLKEDPRPVIRGTAAWALGKIGREEVLEDLQKANEREKDEEAQREITASIQVLLEKGLA; encoded by the coding sequence ATGGACGTAATAACTTTAAAACAAGAAATCATCGAATATAGTAAAACGATTGGCATTGATAAAATTGGGTTTGGAAGCGCAGATGTGTTTGAAGAGTTAAAGGAACGATTAAAAGTTCAACAGCAACTTAACTTCCAATCAGGTTTTGAAGAATCGGATATCGAAAAACGTACTAACCCAGAGCTTTTATTACCAAGTGCAAAGTCGATTATTGCGATTGCACTGGCTTACCCTTCGAAAATGAAGGATGCACCTCAAAGTACAAAGGCTGAGCGCCGAGGTATTTTTTGCCGAGCTTCATGGGGAGAGGATTACCACCATATTCTAAGAGATCGTCTTCAAAAGCTTGAAGCTTTCATTCTAGAAAAAGTGCCCCATGCAAGGTTGAAATCAATGGTTGATACGGGAGAACTTTCTGACCGAGCAGTTGCAGAACGTTCTGGCATAGGCTGGAGCGGGAAAAACTGTGCCATCATCACACCAGAGTTTGGTTCATATGTGTATTTAGGTGAAATGATCACAACCATTCCGTTTCCACCAGATACACCGATTGAAGACCAGTGTGGAACTTGTAATAAATGTGTTGAGGCATGTCCAACCGGAGCACTCGTTCAAGGTGGACAGCTAGATTCCAATAAATGTGTTGCCTTTTTAACACAAACAAAAGGTTTTCTACCAGAGGAATATCGAGTGAAAATAGGTAACCGCATATATGGCTGTGACTCTTGCCAAACAGCCTGTCCGAAAAACAAAGGCTTGGATTTTCACCTGCACCCTGAGATGGAGCCAGACCCAGAGGTTGTTAAGCCATTACTAAAGCCTCTTTTACAAATTAGCAATCGTGAGTTTAAGGAAACATTTGGTCCAATTTCAGGTTCATGGCGAGGGAAAAAGCCAATCCAGCGAAATGCGATTATTGCGCTAGCTCATTTTAAAGATGAGTCGGCCATTCCTGATTTATTGCAGGTATTGAAAGAAGATCCTAGACCAGTGATAAGAGGTACGGCAGCTTGGGCACTTGGTAAGATAGGCAGGGAAGAAGTGCTAGAGGATTTACAAAAAGCGAATGAACGGGAGAAAGATGAAGAAGCGCAAAGAGAGATTACTGCGAGTATTCAGGTTTTGTTGGAAAAAGGGCTCGCTTGA
- a CDS encoding PrkA family serine protein kinase, with product MDILKKIEQFREDEQRLKWEGTFADYLEIIKERPIVAQSAHSRVYNMVKDAGIEDVNGQRKYKFFDHQLFGLEEALERLVEEYFHPAAKRLDVRKRILLLMGPVSGGKSTLVTMLKRGLEAYSHTDRGAVYAIKGCPMHEDPLHLIPHHLRQDFYKEYGIRIEGNLSPLNMMRLEKEYGGRIEDVKVERIFLSEDKRTGIGTFSPSDPKSQDIADLTGSIDFSTIAEFGSESDPRAYRFDGELNKANRGMMEFQEMLKCDEKFLWHLLSLTQEGNFKAGRFALISADELIVAHTNETEYRSFISNKKNEALHSRIIVMPVPYNLKVSQEERIYQKMIGESDVSDVHIAPHTLRVAAMFTILTRLKPSKKGDVDLVKKMRLYDGESVEGFNSIDVGELQKEYADEGMSGIDPRYVINRISSTIIRKEVPSLNALDVLRSLKEGLEHHPSISNEDRERYLNFISVARKEYDDIAKKEVQKAFVYSYEESAKTLMDNYLDNVEAYCNKNKLRDPLTGEEMNPDEKLMRSIEEQIGISENAKKAFREEILIRISAYARKGKRFDYNSHERLREAIQKKLFADLKDVVKITTSSKTPDEQQLKKVNEVVARLIDEHGYNSTSANELLRYVGSLLNR from the coding sequence ATGGATATTTTAAAGAAAATTGAACAGTTCCGTGAAGATGAACAACGTTTAAAGTGGGAAGGTACCTTCGCTGATTACTTAGAGATCATTAAAGAAAGGCCAATTGTGGCACAATCAGCTCACTCAAGAGTTTACAATATGGTTAAGGATGCAGGAATTGAAGATGTAAATGGCCAACGAAAATACAAGTTTTTCGACCATCAGCTATTTGGGTTAGAAGAAGCTTTAGAGCGACTTGTGGAGGAGTACTTTCACCCTGCTGCTAAGAGACTAGATGTAAGAAAACGTATCTTGCTATTAATGGGACCTGTAAGTGGTGGTAAGTCGACACTCGTTACGATGTTAAAAAGAGGGTTAGAGGCATACTCTCATACTGATCGAGGAGCTGTTTATGCAATTAAAGGCTGTCCGATGCATGAGGATCCACTTCACTTAATCCCACATCACTTAAGACAAGATTTTTACAAGGAATATGGAATTCGTATTGAAGGAAATCTTTCACCATTAAACATGATGCGCCTTGAAAAAGAATACGGTGGAAGAATTGAAGATGTAAAAGTTGAACGCATCTTCCTATCTGAGGATAAGCGTACTGGTATTGGGACATTCAGTCCATCTGATCCTAAGTCACAGGACATTGCAGATTTAACAGGAAGTATTGATTTCTCTACAATTGCAGAGTTCGGATCAGAATCTGATCCAAGAGCGTATCGATTTGATGGGGAATTAAACAAGGCAAACCGTGGGATGATGGAGTTCCAGGAAATGCTTAAATGTGATGAGAAGTTCTTATGGCACTTATTATCTCTAACACAAGAAGGAAACTTTAAAGCAGGGCGATTCGCATTGATCTCAGCTGATGAGTTAATTGTTGCTCATACCAATGAAACAGAGTATCGTTCCTTTATTTCAAATAAAAAGAATGAAGCATTGCACTCTCGTATTATTGTAATGCCAGTTCCTTATAACTTAAAAGTAAGTCAGGAAGAGCGAATCTATCAAAAGATGATAGGTGAAAGTGATGTTAGTGATGTTCATATTGCACCACACACTCTAAGAGTAGCTGCGATGTTTACGATTTTAACTCGTTTAAAGCCATCTAAAAAAGGCGATGTGGACCTTGTTAAAAAAATGAGATTGTACGATGGCGAAAGTGTTGAAGGCTTTAACTCAATAGATGTAGGGGAACTTCAAAAGGAATACGCCGATGAGGGAATGAGTGGAATTGACCCGCGTTACGTTATTAATCGAATTTCTTCTACCATTATTAGAAAAGAAGTTCCATCTCTTAACGCACTAGATGTATTAAGGTCGTTAAAAGAAGGGCTTGAACATCATCCTTCCATCTCAAACGAAGATCGTGAGCGCTACTTAAACTTTATCTCGGTTGCTAGAAAAGAATATGACGATATTGCTAAGAAAGAAGTGCAGAAGGCTTTCGTTTATTCCTATGAGGAGTCTGCTAAGACATTGATGGATAACTATTTAGATAATGTTGAAGCGTATTGTAATAAGAATAAGCTGAGAGATCCTTTAACTGGAGAAGAAATGAATCCAGATGAGAAGTTAATGCGTTCAATTGAGGAGCAGATCGGTATCTCTGAAAATGCGAAAAAAGCATTCCGTGAAGAAATCTTAATTCGTATTTCAGCTTATGCCCGTAAAGGAAAGAGATTTGATTATAACTCGCATGAGCGTTTGAGAGAGGCGATTCAGAAGAAGCTATTCGCAGATCTCAAGGATGTTGTTAAGATTACGACTTCATCAAAAACACCTGACGAGCAACAATTGAAGAAAGTAAATGAAGTTGTTGCTAGGTTAATTGATGAGCATGGCTATAACTCTACTTCTGCAAATGAACTGCTTCGCTATGTAGGAAGCTTATTAAATCGATAA
- the yhbH gene encoding sporulation protein YhbH: MSDGNEKNFAISREDWSLHRKGHDDQKRHQEKVQEAIKSNLPDLITEENIIMSNGRDVVKIPIRSLDEYKIRYNYDKNKHVGQGDGDSQVGDVVARDGSNEGQKGQGPGKGQGAGDQAGEDYYEAEVSLMELEEALFKELELPNLQQKERDENVVEDIEFNDIRRTGLMGNIDKKRTMLSAYKRNAMSGQAKFHPIYPEDLKFKTWNEVVKPDSKAVVLAMMDTSGSMGIWEKYMARSFFFWMTRFLRTKYETVEIEFIAHHTEAKVVSEEDFFSKGESGGTICSSAYRKALELIDGKYHPSRYNIYPFHFSDGDNLTSDNARCVKLVSEIMKVSNMFGYGEVNQYNRHSTLMSAYKNINDEKFRYYILKQKADVFHAMKSFFNNEENKQYA; this comes from the coding sequence ATGTCAGACGGAAACGAAAAGAATTTTGCGATTTCAAGAGAAGATTGGTCCCTCCACCGGAAAGGCCATGATGATCAAAAAAGACATCAAGAAAAAGTCCAGGAAGCCATTAAAAGTAATTTACCTGATTTAATCACTGAGGAAAATATTATTATGTCAAATGGGCGAGATGTCGTAAAGATTCCAATAAGGTCTTTAGATGAGTATAAGATTCGATATAACTACGACAAAAATAAACATGTTGGCCAAGGGGATGGAGACAGCCAAGTCGGTGATGTAGTTGCCAGAGATGGGTCAAATGAAGGCCAAAAAGGTCAAGGTCCTGGTAAAGGTCAAGGAGCAGGTGACCAGGCGGGAGAAGATTATTACGAAGCGGAAGTATCTCTAATGGAGTTGGAAGAAGCCTTATTCAAAGAGCTCGAGCTTCCAAATCTACAGCAAAAAGAGCGTGATGAAAATGTAGTGGAGGATATCGAATTTAATGATATCCGCAGGACTGGATTAATGGGGAATATTGATAAAAAGAGAACGATGCTTTCAGCTTATAAGCGAAATGCGATGAGTGGTCAGGCTAAATTTCATCCGATTTATCCTGAAGATTTAAAATTTAAGACGTGGAACGAAGTAGTTAAACCAGACTCAAAAGCGGTTGTGCTTGCAATGATGGATACGAGTGGATCGATGGGTATTTGGGAGAAATATATGGCACGAAGCTTTTTCTTCTGGATGACTCGATTTTTACGAACAAAATACGAAACGGTTGAGATTGAATTCATCGCCCACCATACAGAAGCAAAGGTAGTAAGCGAAGAAGACTTCTTCTCGAAAGGCGAAAGTGGAGGAACGATTTGTTCATCAGCTTACCGAAAAGCACTTGAGTTAATTGACGGAAAATACCATCCATCAAGATATAATATTTACCCTTTCCACTTCTCAGATGGAGATAACTTAACCTCAGATAATGCTCGCTGTGTGAAGTTAGTTTCTGAGATTATGAAAGTTTCGAACATGTTTGGATATGGTGAAGTAAATCAATACAATAGGCACTCGACCCTTATGTCCGCGTATAAAAATATCAATGACGAGAAATTCCGCTATTACATCCTCAAGCAAAAAGCCGATGTATTCCATGCGATGAAGAGCTTCTTTAATAATGAAGAGAATAAGCAGTATGCTTAA
- the cspC gene encoding cold shock protein CspC has protein sequence MEKGTVKWFNAEKGFGFIERENGDDVFVHFSAIQSEGFKSLDEGQKVTFDVEQGARGAQAANVQKAA, from the coding sequence ATGGAAAAAGGTACAGTAAAATGGTTTAATGCAGAAAAAGGTTTTGGCTTTATTGAACGTGAAAATGGAGACGATGTATTTGTACACTTCTCTGCTATCCAAAGTGAAGGCTTCAAATCATTAGACGAAGGTCAAAAAGTAACGTTTGACGTTGAGCAAGGCGCTCGTGGAGCTCAAGCTGCAAACGTTCAAAAAGCTGCTTAA
- a CDS encoding DUF305 domain-containing protein yields the protein MKPYMKFAGMVVTSTILMFLFKYWSTYEIGHVFFSETRLYMALLMGATMTFIMLLFMRHMLKDRKVNIGIATGSIIVFFIFLFLLRSQVLVDDTDYMEAMIPHHSIAILTSERAYITDPRVRDLADSIIKTQKKEIAEMKELIEELENEE from the coding sequence GTGAAACCATATATGAAATTTGCAGGAATGGTAGTCACCTCTACCATACTGATGTTTTTATTTAAGTATTGGAGTACCTATGAAATTGGACATGTATTTTTTAGTGAAACCCGCCTGTATATGGCTCTTTTAATGGGGGCAACTATGACCTTCATTATGTTGCTGTTTATGAGGCATATGCTAAAAGATCGAAAAGTAAATATAGGGATTGCTACTGGAAGCATCATAGTGTTCTTCATCTTTTTGTTCTTACTTCGCAGTCAAGTCCTAGTGGATGATACAGATTATATGGAAGCCATGATCCCCCATCATTCGATTGCCATTTTAACAAGTGAACGTGCCTACATCACCGATCCACGCGTTCGTGACCTTGCTGACTCCATCATTAAAACACAAAAGAAAGAAATTGCGGAAATGAAGGAACTCATTGAGGAACTTGAAAATGAGGAATAA
- a CDS encoding YaiI/YqxD family protein — protein MKIYVDADACPVKDIIISEARNLDIPVILVTSFSHFSNAEQPSGVETIYVDSGADAADYRIVKLAQKGDIIVTQDYGLASLGLPKGITVLHHKGFRYTNENIDQLLQTRYLGAMARKSGQRTKGPKPFTEEDREQFRKLFKQVISS, from the coding sequence ATGAAAATTTATGTGGATGCAGATGCTTGTCCGGTAAAAGATATTATTATTTCAGAAGCAAGAAATCTAGACATTCCGGTTATCCTTGTTACGAGCTTTTCGCATTTTTCTAATGCAGAACAGCCATCAGGAGTGGAAACCATTTATGTTGATTCTGGGGCCGATGCTGCAGATTATCGGATTGTGAAGCTAGCGCAAAAAGGAGATATTATTGTGACCCAAGATTATGGACTTGCGTCACTAGGATTACCTAAAGGAATTACCGTCCTCCACCATAAAGGATTTAGGTATACAAATGAAAATATTGACCAATTATTACAAACACGTTATTTAGGTGCAATGGCTCGAAAAAGCGGACAGCGAACAAAGGGTCCAAAGCCTTTTACTGAAGAAGATCGGGAGCAATTTAGAAAGCTTTTTAAGCAGGTTATTTCTAGTTGA